A stretch of the Nostoc sphaeroides genome encodes the following:
- the gvpA gene encoding gas vesicle structural protein GvpA — protein sequence MAVEKTNSSSSLAEVIDRILDKGIVIDAWVRVSLVGIELLAIEARIVIASVETYLKYAEAVGLTQSAAVPA from the coding sequence ATGGCAGTCGAAAAAACTAATTCTTCCTCAAGTTTGGCAGAAGTTATTGACCGTATCTTGGATAAAGGTATCGTTATAGATGCTTGGGTACGTGTTTCCCTAGTTGGTATTGAATTACTTGCAATCGAAGCTCGGATCGTCATTGCTTCTGTTGAAACCTACTTGAAATATGCAGAAGCTGTAGGCTTAACACAGTCAGCTGCTGTACCTGCTTAA
- the gvpA gene encoding gas vesicle structural protein GvpA — protein sequence MAVEKTNSSSSLAEVIDRILDKGIVIDAWVRVSLVGIELLAIEARIVIASVETYLKYAEAVGLTQSAAVPA from the coding sequence ATGGCAGTCGAAAAAACCAATTCTTCTTCAAGCTTGGCAGAAGTTATTGACCGTATCTTGGATAAAGGTATCGTTATAGATGCTTGGGTACGTGTTTCCCTAGTTGGTATTGAATTACTTGCAATCGAAGCTCGGATCGTCATTGCTTCTGTTGAAACCTACTTGAAATATGCAGAAGCTGTAGGCTTAACACAGTCAGCTGCTGTACCTGCTTAA
- the gvpC gene encoding gas vesicle protein GvpC: MTALIEKIRQEHQSIAEEVSQLFKETHEFLSSTTADRQEKAKKQAQELHQFHQNLEQTTQEFLAEAAKERFAQAKAQAKFLHEFYQELEETTHEFLAETKKERFVQAKAQAKYLHDYYQELQEATQEFLGETAKERTEKANAQRQYLHEFRQNLSVSIFGTLIR, translated from the coding sequence ATGACGGCTTTAATAGAAAAAATCCGGCAAGAGCATCAGTCGATAGCTGAGGAAGTATCTCAACTATTTAAAGAGACTCATGAATTCTTGTCCTCTACAACAGCAGACAGACAAGAAAAAGCCAAAAAGCAAGCGCAAGAACTGCATCAGTTCCACCAAAACCTGGAGCAAACAACCCAGGAATTTCTAGCAGAAGCTGCTAAAGAAAGGTTTGCTCAAGCTAAAGCACAAGCAAAGTTTTTGCATGAGTTCTACCAAGAACTTGAGGAAACAACCCACGAGTTTCTAGCAGAAACGAAGAAAGAAAGGTTTGTTCAAGCTAAAGCACAAGCAAAGTATTTGCATGACTACTACCAAGAACTTCAGGAAGCAACCCAGGAGTTTCTAGGAGAAACAGCAAAGGAAAGAACTGAGAAAGCTAACGCCCAAAGGCAATATCTGCATGAGTTTCGTCAGAATTTGTCTGTTAGCATTTTTGGCACACTTATTCGTTAG
- the gvpN gene encoding gas vesicle protein GvpN: MTITANNNKRAVLRVRPGQFVVTPAIEQVAIRALRYLASGFAIHLRGPAGTGKTTLAMHLANCLDRPIMLIFGDDEFKSSDLIGSESGYTHKKLLDNYIHSVLKVEDEFKQNWVDSRLTLACREGLTLVYDEFNRSRPEVNNVLLSALEEKILTLPPSSNQPEYLHVHSQFRAIFTSNPEEYCGVHSTQDALMDRLVTINMPEPDELTQTEILANKTGINRLDAHLIVQLVKAFRLRTGGEKTSGLRSCLMIAKVCAEHNILVSPENSDFREICADVLFNRTKWSASEATTIFLELLNHIRVLPVEESQDSITPENTDAMLTAFPERLVDVASPKEESEAGAEGGFPTIIDSNFSDLHPEDPQQPVVDKPVPFEKEIYQYLQQRKSAALAVIQKEFNLNRISTTNALNALEQKGLVSKNDRLYTIEEPN; encoded by the coding sequence ATGACTATCACTGCAAATAACAATAAAAGAGCTGTTCTTCGTGTCCGTCCTGGGCAATTTGTCGTTACCCCTGCAATTGAGCAGGTAGCAATTCGGGCGTTGCGTTATCTCGCATCGGGCTTTGCTATTCACTTACGCGGGCCAGCGGGTACAGGGAAAACAACCTTAGCCATGCACTTGGCTAACTGTCTAGATAGACCAATCATGCTGATTTTCGGAGATGATGAATTTAAAAGCTCTGATTTGATTGGTAGTGAATCCGGTTACACCCATAAAAAGTTACTGGATAATTACATTCACAGCGTTCTGAAAGTCGAAGACGAATTTAAACAAAATTGGGTTGATTCTAGACTAACTCTAGCTTGTCGAGAAGGCTTAACCTTGGTCTATGACGAATTTAACCGTTCACGACCAGAAGTGAATAACGTCTTGCTCTCTGCTTTAGAAGAAAAAATTCTGACTCTTCCTCCTAGTAGTAATCAGCCAGAATACCTGCACGTTCATTCCCAATTCCGGGCTATTTTCACCTCCAACCCAGAAGAGTACTGCGGAGTCCATTCGACTCAAGATGCTTTAATGGATAGGTTGGTTACTATTAATATGCCAGAACCAGATGAGCTAACTCAAACCGAGATATTAGCTAATAAAACAGGCATCAATAGACTAGATGCTCACTTAATTGTGCAGTTGGTTAAAGCATTTCGCTTACGTACAGGTGGAGAGAAGACATCAGGATTGCGGTCTTGCTTGATGATTGCTAAGGTATGTGCGGAACACAATATTTTGGTATCACCAGAAAATTCTGATTTTCGGGAAATTTGTGCAGATGTGCTGTTCAACCGCACTAAGTGGTCTGCTAGCGAAGCTACAACGATTTTCCTAGAATTACTGAACCATATACGCGTACTGCCAGTAGAGGAATCGCAAGATAGTATCACACCAGAGAATACAGATGCGATGCTTACGGCTTTCCCGGAGCGTCTCGTTGACGTAGCCTCTCCTAAAGAAGAGAGCGAAGCGGGAGCAGAAGGCGGGTTTCCAACCATCATCGATTCTAATTTTAGCGATCTTCATCCAGAAGACCCACAACAGCCAGTTGTAGATAAACCTGTTCCCTTCGAGAAGGAAATTTATCAGTACCTACAACAGCGCAAAAGTGCAGCATTAGCTGTGATTCAAAAAGAATTCAACCTCAACCGGATCTCAACGACTAATGCTCTCAATGCTTTAGAGCAAAAAGGCTTAGTGAGTAAGAACGACCGTTTATATACCATTGAAGAGCCGAATTAA
- a CDS encoding gas vesicle protein: MTTTPLHPTRPQVNSNRVVPTSTQGSTLADILERVLDKGIVIAGDISISIASTELIHIRIRLLISSVDKAREMGINWWENDPYLSSKAQRLVEENQQLQQRLESLESQLRLLTSASVKHEATVVANNQDDFQPMYEVNGQLEKDSQVEA; encoded by the coding sequence GTGACTACTACCCCACTACACCCAACACGTCCTCAAGTTAACTCAAATCGAGTAGTTCCTACATCTACGCAAGGCTCCACCTTAGCAGATATTCTCGAAAGAGTTTTAGATAAAGGAATTGTAATTGCTGGTGACATTTCTATATCTATTGCCTCAACTGAACTGATACATATTCGGATTCGTCTGTTAATTTCTTCAGTTGATAAAGCTCGTGAAATGGGTATAAATTGGTGGGAAAATGACCCATATCTCAGCAGCAAAGCTCAACGTTTAGTTGAAGAAAACCAACAACTTCAACAACGGCTAGAAAGTTTAGAATCCCAGCTGCGTTTACTCACATCTGCAAGTGTGAAACATGAAGCTACAGTAGTAGCGAATAATCAAGACGATTTCCAGCCGATGTACGAAGTAAATGGTCAATTGGAAAAGGATTCCCAGGTTGAGGCTTAA
- a CDS encoding gas vesicle protein K, which produces MAMVCTPSEKSPDLLPTTSKANSKAGLAPLLLTVVELVRQLMEAQVIRRMEQNSLSESDLERAGESLQKLEEQVLNLCEIFEIEPADLNINLGDVGTLLPSPGSYYPGEIGNQPSILELLDRLLNTGIVVDGEVDLGIAQLNLIHAKLRLVLTSRPL; this is translated from the coding sequence ATGGCAATGGTTTGTACTCCCTCTGAAAAGTCTCCTGATTTGCTACCTACCACTTCTAAAGCTAACAGCAAAGCAGGTTTAGCTCCTTTACTTTTGACCGTAGTGGAACTAGTCCGTCAGCTGATGGAAGCACAAGTAATTCGGCGCATGGAACAAAACTCTCTCAGCGAATCTGATTTAGAACGAGCAGGCGAAAGTTTGCAAAAGCTAGAAGAACAAGTTTTAAACTTGTGTGAGATTTTTGAGATTGAACCAGCAGACTTGAATATAAATTTAGGAGATGTTGGTACTCTTTTGCCATCACCCGGATCTTATTATCCAGGTGAGATTGGGAATCAACCTTCTATACTAGAACTACTAGACCGTCTATTAAACACCGGAATTGTTGTGGACGGTGAAGTAGATTTAGGTATAGCTCAACTCAATCTCATTCATGCTAAGTTGCGGTTAGTTTTAACATCGAGACCGTTGTAA
- a CDS encoding GvpL/GvpF family gas vesicle protein: MTFGLYLYGIFPEPIPETVALKGLDSQPVYSQVIDGFTFLYSEAQHEKYLASRRNLINHEKVLEQAMQAGFRTLLPLRFGLVVKDWETVVTQLLQPYKEQLRELFQKLAGRREVSVKIFWDSKSELQALMESHQDLKQKRDQMEGKALSMEEVIHIGQLIENNLASRKESIIQAFFDELKPLADEIIENDPMTEDMIYNVAFLIPWEQEPVFSEQVEAIDQKFGERLRIRYNNFTAPYTFAQIAS; the protein is encoded by the coding sequence ATGACATTTGGTCTTTATCTCTACGGTATTTTTCCTGAGCCAATTCCAGAAACAGTTGCTCTTAAAGGATTAGATTCTCAACCTGTCTATAGTCAAGTAATTGATGGATTTACTTTTTTATATTCAGAGGCACAACATGAAAAATATTTAGCTTCCCGACGAAATTTAATCAACCATGAAAAGGTTCTAGAACAAGCTATGCAAGCTGGATTTAGAACCTTACTGCCTTTACGTTTTGGATTAGTTGTGAAAGATTGGGAAACAGTAGTTACGCAACTGCTTCAACCGTATAAAGAGCAGTTACGAGAGCTATTCCAAAAATTAGCTGGGCGCCGAGAGGTCAGCGTTAAGATTTTTTGGGACAGCAAATCTGAATTACAAGCGTTGATGGAGTCTCATCAAGACTTGAAACAGAAGCGAGACCAAATGGAAGGAAAGGCATTAAGTATGGAGGAGGTAATTCACATTGGACAATTAATTGAAAATAATTTAGCAAGTCGCAAGGAATCGATAATTCAAGCCTTTTTTGATGAGTTAAAACCATTGGCAGATGAGATTATCGAAAATGACCCAATGACAGAAGACATGATTTATAACGTTGCCTTTTTGATTCCTTGGGAACAAGAACCTGTATTTAGCGAACAAGTCGAAGCGATTGATCAAAAATTTGGTGAACGTTTACGCATTCGCTATAACAACTTTACTGCACCTTATACTTTTGCTCAAATTGCTTCATAG
- a CDS encoding gas vesicle protein codes for MRKIRNQGIIRPKISTMPRNQSEASNQLELYKLITEKQRIKQELAFIEQRKVLLTKRLSTLQNQIDTTENNIKHLRDAESEVPPVARPKIFVETNTYRAFDIEY; via the coding sequence ATGAGAAAAATTCGTAACCAAGGAATCATCAGACCTAAAATTAGCACCATGCCTCGCAATCAATCTGAGGCATCTAATCAACTAGAGCTTTATAAGCTAATCACAGAAAAACAAAGAATTAAGCAAGAATTAGCTTTTATTGAGCAGCGAAAAGTGCTACTTACAAAACGTTTATCTACACTCCAAAACCAGATAGATACGACAGAAAATAATATTAAGCATTTACGTGATGCTGAGTCAGAAGTTCCTCCAGTAGCGCGTCCAAAAATATTTGTTGAAACTAATACCTATCGGGCTTTTGATATTGAATACTAA
- a CDS encoding GvpL/GvpF family gas vesicle protein: protein MRSQNFYTYAFFNTPDFPVNLPSGNLGELVLINGKNISAVVEPGISVESSQNDDDQVIKMVLAHDRVICELSRQMTVLPLRFGTYFISEDTLLNHIESHAQEYQEKLNNIQGKNEYTLKVIPHKVEELAKPSGANGKDYFLAKKQYYEQQKSFFAAQNQEKYHLINLITETYQSSAIIQDRAEEVRFHLLVDRYDKALLLEQVLSWQEKCPHWNLILGEPLPPYHFI from the coding sequence ATGCGATCGCAGAATTTCTACACTTACGCATTTTTCAATACTCCTGATTTCCCTGTGAATTTGCCATCTGGCAATCTTGGTGAATTAGTCTTAATTAATGGCAAGAATATTTCAGCTGTTGTAGAACCTGGAATATCTGTGGAATCAAGCCAAAATGACGATGACCAAGTCATAAAAATGGTTTTAGCTCACGATCGAGTTATCTGTGAGCTATCTCGTCAGATGACAGTTTTACCTTTGCGTTTTGGCACTTATTTTATTTCTGAAGATACATTGCTAAATCATATAGAATCCCATGCTCAGGAGTATCAAGAGAAACTAAATAACATTCAGGGAAAAAACGAATATACTTTAAAGGTCATTCCCCATAAAGTTGAAGAACTTGCCAAGCCATCTGGGGCAAATGGAAAAGATTATTTTTTAGCTAAGAAACAGTACTATGAACAGCAAAAAAGCTTTTTTGCTGCCCAAAACCAGGAAAAATATCATCTGATTAATTTAATTACAGAAACTTATCAATCATCTGCGATCATTCAAGATCGTGCAGAAGAAGTACGGTTTCATCTTTTAGTTGATCGTTATGATAAAGCTTTACTTTTAGAACAAGTATTAAGTTGGCAAGAAAAATGCCCTCATTGGAATTTAATCTTGGGAGAACCTCTTCCTCCTTATCACTTTATTTAA
- a CDS encoding ArsA family ATPase, producing MNYYDSLHLVMFSGKGGVGKTTISCSFARYWARKFPEEKILLISTDPAHSLGDVLQSEVKDIALPITDLPNLSVQALDAQKLLLEFKAKYSYFLEMLVERGSLADGGDLAPVWDLNWPGLNELMGLLEIERLLSEKKVDRVVIDMAPSGHTLSLLGLKDFLDVILNSLELFQEKHRVITTTFSGSYTADEVDNFLVEMKTELAEGRRLLQDEKFTGCLVVGISEPMCFLETERFLNSLETLEVPYAGLFINRILLNSELEPDRYAEQQNLLKKYLELSPNHPVFILPQQRVEPLGEVALDSLASQIKQIESVELAPPPLIQWPAKVLPSFHDFLNEGCQLIIVGGKGGVGKTTVGAAIAWASSQQHPDKNIRVISIDPAHSLGDAFGTNLGHEPISLASNLSGQEIDAHQVLEKFRVDYLWELADMISGEGSQTDTTINVAYVPEAWRQIMSQALPGIDEMLALITVMDLLDSKQQDLIILDTAPTGHLLQFLEMPSALGDWLSWIFKLWIKYQDVLGRVDFIGRLRHLRQQVVQAQKKLKNPQHTQFIGVIQSEFAIISEHIRLTESLKNMGVNQRYVVQNRYSREVQIDGSLFPEQTMIRLPSLPRSVEPIARIQGAANLLFEVEELTKNKR from the coding sequence ATGAACTACTATGATTCATTGCATCTAGTTATGTTTAGTGGCAAGGGTGGAGTTGGTAAAACTACCATTTCTTGCAGTTTTGCACGTTATTGGGCGCGAAAGTTCCCTGAAGAAAAAATTCTGTTAATTTCTACAGATCCTGCACATTCTTTAGGTGATGTATTGCAATCAGAAGTTAAAGATATTGCTTTACCAATAACAGATTTACCGAACTTGAGCGTTCAGGCGCTGGATGCTCAAAAACTATTGTTGGAATTTAAAGCAAAATACAGCTATTTTTTAGAAATGCTGGTAGAACGTGGCAGTTTAGCTGATGGAGGCGATTTAGCACCAGTATGGGATTTAAACTGGCCTGGTTTAAATGAATTAATGGGATTGCTAGAAATTGAACGTTTGCTGTCTGAAAAAAAGGTAGACCGTGTAGTTATAGACATGGCTCCTTCTGGACATACTTTAAGTTTATTAGGCTTAAAAGATTTTTTAGATGTTATTTTAAATTCCTTAGAATTATTTCAAGAAAAACATAGAGTAATCACCACAACTTTTTCAGGGAGTTATACGGCTGATGAAGTCGATAACTTTTTAGTAGAAATGAAAACCGAATTAGCAGAAGGCAGACGCTTACTGCAAGATGAAAAATTTACAGGTTGTTTGGTGGTAGGTATTTCTGAACCCATGTGTTTTTTAGAAACTGAGCGGTTTTTAAATAGTTTAGAAACTTTAGAAGTTCCTTATGCTGGATTATTCATCAATCGAATTTTGCTAAATTCGGAGCTAGAGCCAGACCGTTATGCTGAACAGCAAAATCTACTTAAAAAATACTTAGAACTTAGCCCTAATCACCCTGTTTTTATCTTACCGCAGCAGAGGGTAGAACCCTTGGGCGAGGTGGCTTTAGATTCTCTAGCATCCCAAATTAAACAAATAGAAAGTGTTGAACTTGCTCCACCACCACTTATTCAATGGCCTGCCAAAGTTTTACCTAGCTTTCATGATTTTCTCAATGAAGGATGCCAATTAATTATTGTTGGCGGTAAAGGAGGTGTAGGTAAAACAACAGTAGGGGCTGCCATAGCTTGGGCTTCTTCCCAACAACATCCAGATAAAAATATTCGGGTTATTTCTATAGACCCAGCGCATTCTTTAGGAGATGCTTTTGGAACAAATCTAGGACATGAGCCTATATCTTTAGCATCTAATTTGAGTGGGCAAGAAATTGATGCTCATCAAGTTTTAGAAAAATTCCGCGTAGATTATCTTTGGGAATTAGCGGATATGATTAGTGGTGAAGGTTCGCAAACAGATACAACAATTAATGTTGCTTATGTTCCAGAGGCATGGCGGCAGATTATGTCTCAAGCTTTACCAGGTATTGATGAGATGCTAGCCCTAATTACTGTGATGGATTTATTAGACAGTAAGCAGCAAGATTTAATTATTTTAGATACAGCACCAACTGGTCATCTTCTCCAATTTTTAGAAATGCCATCGGCTTTAGGTGATTGGTTATCTTGGATATTTAAATTGTGGATCAAATATCAAGATGTTTTGGGTAGAGTTGATTTTATTGGACGCTTACGACATTTACGCCAACAAGTTGTACAAGCACAAAAGAAGTTAAAAAATCCTCAACATACTCAATTTATTGGTGTAATTCAGTCGGAATTTGCAATAATATCGGAACACATCCGCTTAACAGAGTCTCTAAAAAATATGGGTGTTAATCAGCGTTATGTAGTTCAGAACCGCTACAGTCGAGAGGTACAAATTGATGGCAGTCTATTTCCAGAGCAAACTATGATTCGCCTACCTAGTTTACCCCGTTCTGTGGAGCCGATAGCCCGGATTCAAGGAGCGGCAAATCTTTTATTTGAAGTCGAGGAATTGACTAAGAATAAAAGATGA
- a CDS encoding AAA family ATPase: MSDLFKGFEQLIELVKTLEEKVEKGEIKTDFQINSRSMGNIPRSGNMPRPNNMANDIGTSRIRTQPSPNSDAGNAAAPDIVPPPDAPSGNALKDIGGLNEILKELKELIAIPLKRPDLLAKLGLEPTRGVLLVGPPGTGKTLTARALAEELGVNYIAIVGPEIIGKYYGEAEQRLRGIFEKAAKNAPCIIFIDEIDSLAPDRNSVEGEVEKRVVAQLLGLMDGFSHSQGVIVLAATNRPDHLDPALRRPGRFDREVQFRIPDVKGRRDILEILTRAMPLDETVNLDVIAEGAVGFVGADLKAVCQKAAYIALRRQIPSIEGQIPENMTVSQADFLQGLKEIKPAVLRSVEVEVPHIAWEDIGGLDKIKETLRESVEGALLYPELYLQTKALAPKGILLWGPPGTGKTLLAKAVASQAKANFISVNGPELLTRWVGASEQAVRELFAKARQAEPCVVFIDEIDTLAPARGSYNGDSGVSDRVVGQLLTELDGIEVGSTILVIGATNRPDALDPALLRAGRLDLQMKVDLPDLASRLAILQVHSQGRPLQDVDLNYWAEMTQDWNGADLTLLCNQAAVEAIRRFRSQGLTEPTEIRITTDDFNYAYQVLTQQRSD; the protein is encoded by the coding sequence ATGAGTGATTTATTCAAGGGATTTGAACAGTTAATTGAATTAGTTAAGACTTTAGAAGAAAAAGTAGAAAAGGGAGAAATTAAGACGGATTTTCAGATTAACTCCCGTTCTATGGGCAATATTCCTCGGTCTGGGAATATGCCGCGTCCTAATAATATGGCTAACGATATTGGCACAAGCCGTATCCGCACCCAACCCTCTCCTAATTCTGATGCAGGGAATGCAGCTGCACCTGACATTGTTCCACCACCTGATGCCCCTTCTGGTAATGCTTTGAAAGATATCGGGGGACTTAATGAGATTCTCAAAGAACTCAAAGAACTAATTGCTATTCCCTTAAAACGCCCTGATTTGCTAGCTAAACTGGGGCTAGAACCAACCAGGGGTGTACTTTTAGTTGGGCCTCCTGGTACTGGTAAAACCCTGACTGCGCGTGCTTTAGCTGAAGAACTCGGCGTTAATTACATTGCTATTGTGGGGCCGGAAATCATCGGTAAATACTACGGTGAAGCCGAGCAAAGACTGCGCGGCATTTTTGAGAAAGCTGCTAAGAATGCTCCCTGTATTATCTTCATTGATGAAATCGATAGCCTAGCTCCAGACCGCAATTCTGTAGAAGGTGAGGTGGAAAAACGCGTTGTGGCTCAACTATTGGGTCTGATGGATGGTTTTTCTCACAGTCAAGGTGTGATTGTTCTGGCTGCGACGAACCGCCCCGACCATCTTGACCCAGCTTTGCGTCGTCCTGGAAGATTTGACCGCGAAGTTCAGTTTCGGATTCCAGATGTTAAAGGACGCAGAGATATTCTGGAAATTCTCACCCGTGCGATGCCTTTGGATGAAACGGTTAACCTGGATGTCATTGCTGAAGGGGCTGTAGGATTTGTGGGAGCGGACTTGAAAGCTGTTTGTCAAAAAGCTGCTTACATAGCCTTGCGTCGGCAAATTCCTTCGATTGAAGGACAAATCCCTGAAAATATGACGGTTAGCCAAGCTGACTTTTTACAAGGACTCAAAGAAATTAAACCGGCTGTGTTGCGGAGTGTGGAAGTGGAAGTTCCACATATCGCTTGGGAAGATATTGGCGGTTTGGATAAGATTAAGGAAACTCTACGGGAATCAGTAGAAGGGGCGCTACTGTATCCAGAACTTTATCTGCAAACTAAAGCACTAGCACCCAAAGGAATCTTATTGTGGGGGCCACCAGGAACGGGTAAGACTTTATTGGCCAAAGCTGTCGCTTCCCAAGCCAAGGCTAATTTTATTAGTGTCAACGGCCCAGAATTACTCACCCGTTGGGTAGGAGCCAGCGAACAAGCTGTGCGCGAGTTATTTGCTAAGGCGCGTCAGGCGGAGCCTTGTGTAGTATTTATTGATGAAATTGATACTTTAGCGCCAGCACGCGGCAGTTACAATGGTGACTCGGGAGTGAGCGATCGCGTAGTCGGTCAATTGCTTACTGAGTTAGATGGTATAGAAGTGGGAAGCACTATCTTGGTAATTGGGGCGACGAATCGACCTGATGCCCTAGACCCAGCTTTGTTACGAGCTGGACGCTTGGATTTACAGATGAAGGTAGATTTACCAGATTTAGCTAGTCGCTTGGCAATTCTGCAAGTCCATAGTCAAGGACGACCCCTTCAGGATGTGGATTTAAACTATTGGGCAGAGATGACTCAAGACTGGAATGGTGCAGATTTAACTTTACTGTGCAATCAAGCTGCGGTAGAAGCAATTCGGCGTTTCCGCTCCCAAGGATTGACAGAGCCAACTGAAATCAGGATTACTACTGATGATTTCAATTATGCTTATCAAGTTCTAACTCAACAGCGTTCAGATTAA